Proteins co-encoded in one Deltaproteobacteria bacterium genomic window:
- the ettA gene encoding energy-dependent translational throttle protein EttA, whose protein sequence is MPENGEPQKIIFSMNRVNRVYPPNKTVLKDISLSFFYGAKIGVLGLNGAGKSSLLKIIAGLDKDYDGELHFSKGYTVGLQEQEPRLDPNKTVKEVVQEGTQEVVDLLREFDEINNSFANPMSEEAMNKLIERQASVQEKLDKADAWNLDNRLELAMDALRCPPEDQKIGSLSGGEKRRVALCRLLLREPDILLLDEPTNHLDAESVYWLERHLHQYKGTVIAVTHDRYFLDHVAGWILELDRGYGIPWKGNYSSWLGQKEERLAHEEKADQRKMKTLQRELEWIGQSPSARRSKSKARISNYEKLLQEEAERRDETQEITIPPGPRLGQLVIESKNISKAFGERLLFENLSFSLPQGGIVGVIGPNGAGKTTLFRMIMGLERPDSGSFKIGETVKLGYVDQERLKSDDTRTVWQAVSGGQDLILLGKREVNSRAYLSRFNFSGTDQEKRVNTLSGGERNRVHLAMTLKEAGNVLLLDEPTNDLDVHTLRALEVGLENFVGCAVVISHDRWFLDRIATHILAFEGESRVVWFEGNFSDYEEDKKRRLGAEALAVHRIKYKKFKR, encoded by the coding sequence ATGCCGGAGAACGGCGAACCACAAAAAATCATTTTTTCGATGAATCGGGTCAACCGGGTTTATCCCCCGAACAAGACGGTGCTTAAGGATATCTCCCTCTCTTTTTTCTACGGGGCGAAGATCGGTGTGTTGGGGCTCAATGGGGCCGGGAAGAGCTCACTCCTTAAGATCATTGCGGGCCTGGACAAAGACTACGACGGGGAGCTCCATTTTTCTAAAGGATATACGGTTGGCCTGCAGGAGCAGGAACCCCGGTTGGATCCGAACAAGACGGTAAAAGAGGTGGTTCAGGAGGGAACGCAGGAAGTGGTCGATCTGTTGCGTGAGTTTGACGAGATCAACAACAGCTTCGCCAATCCGATGTCGGAAGAGGCAATGAATAAGCTGATTGAGCGTCAGGCCTCGGTTCAGGAGAAACTCGACAAGGCCGATGCCTGGAATCTGGACAATCGTCTGGAGCTTGCGATGGATGCCCTTCGTTGTCCACCCGAAGATCAGAAGATCGGGTCGTTATCGGGAGGGGAGAAGAGGCGCGTCGCCCTCTGCCGGCTCCTCCTCCGCGAGCCGGATATCCTCTTGCTGGATGAACCGACGAACCACCTCGATGCCGAGTCGGTCTATTGGCTCGAGCGTCACCTCCATCAATACAAGGGAACGGTCATCGCGGTTACACATGACCGGTATTTTCTTGATCATGTAGCAGGGTGGATCCTGGAGCTCGACCGGGGGTATGGGATCCCCTGGAAGGGGAATTACTCCTCCTGGCTGGGCCAGAAAGAGGAACGGCTGGCCCATGAGGAGAAGGCGGATCAGAGGAAGATGAAAACCTTGCAACGCGAACTGGAATGGATCGGTCAGTCTCCCTCGGCACGTCGGTCGAAAAGTAAGGCCCGCATCTCAAACTACGAAAAGCTCCTGCAGGAAGAGGCTGAGAGACGGGATGAGACACAGGAGATCACCATCCCACCCGGACCAAGACTCGGCCAGCTTGTGATTGAAAGCAAAAATATCTCCAAGGCGTTTGGGGAGAGACTGCTTTTTGAGAACTTAAGTTTTTCACTGCCCCAGGGGGGAATCGTTGGTGTGATCGGTCCGAACGGTGCCGGAAAGACGACGCTCTTTCGGATGATCATGGGGCTCGAAAGGCCTGACAGCGGGAGCTTCAAGATCGGTGAGACCGTCAAGTTGGGGTATGTTGATCAGGAGAGGCTTAAGAGTGACGACACGCGGACCGTCTGGCAGGCGGTCTCAGGGGGGCAGGATCTGATCCTTTTGGGGAAGAGGGAGGTGAACTCCCGCGCCTATCTCTCCCGATTTAATTTTTCCGGAACGGATCAGGAGAAGAGGGTGAATACGTTGTCCGGTGGGGAGAGGAACCGGGTTCACCTTGCGATGACACTCAAGGAGGCGGGGAATGTCCTGCTGTTGGATGAACCGACGAACGACCTTGATGTCCACACCTTGCGGGCCCTCGAGGTCGGATTGGAAAATTTTGTCGGTTGTGCCGTGGTGATCAGCCACGACCGGTGGTTTTTGGACCGGATTGCAACCCACATCCTCGCGTTTGAGGGGGAGAGTCGTGTCGTCTGGTTTGAGGGGAACTTCTCCGATTACGAAGAGGATAAAAAACGTCGTTTAGGTGCCGAGGCCCTTGCTGTCCATCGGATCAAATACAAGAAATTCAAGCGATAA
- a CDS encoding phosphatidylserine/phosphatidylglycerophosphate/cardiolipin synthase family protein has protein sequence MDRLEFNGTASQNGFVGNAPMCKREEPPAANSQDFLTRVQGTPTGLEQFWKVASTQTSPFFERSFQFQCSQIPSIRCSGIFPVRDKSEARIALLPNGEDSFSARMEALKSAKKSIRIQALLFTGDESGLAIAEILKRKKRDGLDVRVIVDAASTAIDWQTQWMLYDLKQNGIEVEGYEALWLQWINEFSIKDPMNVNRRFHEKLWIIDGEEKDGIAIVGGLNIANEYFRVGSRPKDRWRDQDLAVKGAIVKDLVATFDRNYQYFKGVKTGHPDIFNTDKYWKEWRGQIVGRFGLLPVAFKTDDKITAKVKQLANRSVLNGLKFMGATARFVQNRPRYEESFILQAYLSLIESAHERIEIANAYFIPKRVIREALIRARARGVKVTILTNSKETNDLPQMTVVGRYFYKGLIAAGIDIHEWQGHKQGEGTLHAKYAIFDNRTAIVGSYNLDPRSELHNSESIITFEERELASGLSGLFAKDLQKSRKIGKGEADKFSLPKNPWEKMELSVSLWFQDWV, from the coding sequence ATGGATAGACTGGAGTTTAATGGAACTGCTTCTCAGAACGGATTTGTGGGTAACGCCCCAATGTGTAAACGGGAGGAACCACCGGCGGCAAACAGTCAGGATTTTCTGACAAGGGTTCAGGGGACTCCGACTGGTCTGGAGCAGTTTTGGAAGGTTGCTTCAACGCAGACGTCACCGTTTTTTGAACGCTCCTTTCAGTTTCAGTGCAGCCAGATACCATCCATTCGTTGTTCGGGCATTTTTCCGGTACGAGACAAAAGTGAGGCACGTATCGCCCTTCTTCCGAATGGAGAAGACTCCTTCTCTGCGAGGATGGAGGCGCTCAAGTCTGCAAAAAAATCGATCCGGATCCAGGCATTGCTCTTCACCGGTGATGAGTCAGGTCTCGCCATTGCGGAGATTCTCAAGCGAAAAAAGCGGGATGGACTCGATGTCCGGGTCATTGTCGATGCCGCCTCCACTGCTATCGACTGGCAGACACAGTGGATGCTCTACGACCTTAAACAGAACGGTATTGAGGTTGAAGGATACGAGGCACTCTGGCTCCAGTGGATCAACGAGTTTTCAATTAAGGATCCGATGAATGTGAATCGGCGATTTCATGAAAAGCTGTGGATTATTGACGGCGAAGAGAAGGACGGCATCGCGATTGTCGGGGGCTTGAATATTGCGAATGAGTATTTTCGTGTCGGGAGCCGACCCAAGGATCGCTGGAGGGATCAGGATCTGGCGGTTAAGGGGGCCATTGTTAAGGACCTTGTGGCCACTTTTGACAGGAACTATCAGTATTTCAAGGGGGTCAAGACGGGTCATCCCGACATCTTCAATACGGACAAATACTGGAAGGAGTGGCGAGGTCAGATTGTTGGACGATTTGGGCTCCTCCCCGTGGCTTTCAAGACGGACGACAAAATTACTGCGAAGGTGAAACAACTGGCGAACCGGTCCGTTTTGAACGGTCTGAAATTTATGGGGGCGACGGCACGATTTGTCCAGAACCGTCCACGGTATGAGGAGAGTTTTATCCTGCAGGCCTATCTTTCTCTGATCGAATCGGCTCATGAGAGGATCGAGATCGCCAACGCCTATTTTATTCCGAAGCGAGTTATCCGGGAGGCGCTTATCCGCGCTCGGGCACGGGGTGTGAAGGTGACGATCCTTACGAACAGCAAGGAGACAAATGACCTTCCCCAGATGACCGTTGTTGGAAGGTATTTTTACAAGGGGCTTATTGCGGCAGGCATTGATATTCACGAATGGCAGGGGCACAAGCAGGGTGAGGGGACGCTGCATGCAAAATATGCGATCTTTGATAACAGGACGGCGATTGTCGGTTCCTACAACCTTGATCCGAGAAGCGAGCTCCACAACAGTGAATCAATCATTACATTTGAAGAGCGGGAGCTGGCCTCCGGTCTTTCCGGTCTCTTTGCCAAGGATCTTCAGAAGAGCAGGAAGATAGGGAAGGGAGAGGCGGATAAATTTTCATTGCCAAAAAATCCGTGGGAAAAGATGGAGCTTTCTGTCAGTCTCTGGTTTCAGGACTGGGTATGA
- a CDS encoding serine/threonine protein kinase, with protein MQGKTAFHFDTLLPEAIFKTVSDQGWQPTGSLIPLNSYENRVYEIGLEEAPPLIAKYYRPGRWTQEGICEEHLFLQALAEAEVPVVLPLPLQIHLPEISTLSRIGDFFYAFYPKFRGREHDEITNEDRRWLGRTLARLHNIGEQFRSLHRLSLNPHTYGTLSLEFILSQTFLPTDLKQNVEAHLLKAIELIRPHFGQNLKTMVLHGDCHPGNILWNREGPHLVDFDDMVIAPPTQDLWMLFNGTEEEKREQKENFFEGYEMFRKFDHNTLILSEPLRTLRMIRHAAWIGQRYKEPAFQKAFPYYEERRYWELFLLGIKEQISLLQELG; from the coding sequence ATGCAAGGCAAGACCGCATTTCATTTTGATACCCTCCTTCCGGAGGCGATTTTTAAAACGGTCAGTGACCAGGGATGGCAGCCAACCGGTTCGCTGATCCCGTTGAACAGCTACGAAAACCGGGTTTATGAGATCGGGTTGGAGGAGGCTCCACCCCTTATTGCCAAATACTATCGCCCTGGGCGCTGGACACAGGAAGGGATTTGCGAGGAGCATCTCTTTTTACAAGCGCTTGCCGAGGCGGAAGTGCCCGTCGTTTTACCCCTTCCGCTTCAAATCCATCTTCCGGAAATTTCAACACTCTCTCGGATCGGCGATTTTTTTTACGCCTTTTATCCCAAGTTTCGAGGGCGGGAGCATGACGAGATCACCAATGAGGACAGGCGCTGGCTTGGCCGGACGCTGGCTCGACTCCATAATATCGGCGAACAGTTCAGGTCTCTCCACCGCCTCTCCTTAAATCCCCATACCTACGGCACGTTAAGTCTTGAATTCATCCTCTCCCAGACCTTTTTGCCGACAGACCTAAAACAAAATGTTGAGGCCCATCTTTTAAAGGCAATCGAACTGATTCGCCCCCATTTCGGTCAGAATCTGAAGACGATGGTGTTGCATGGCGATTGTCACCCGGGGAATATCTTGTGGAATCGTGAGGGACCCCATTTGGTAGATTTTGACGACATGGTCATCGCCCCCCCGACACAGGATCTTTGGATGCTCTTCAACGGAACCGAGGAGGAGAAAAGGGAACAGAAGGAAAATTTTTTTGAAGGATATGAAATGTTCCGCAAGTTTGATCACAACACACTGATTTTATCGGAACCACTCCGAACCTTGAGAATGATCCGGCATGCCGCCTGGATCGGCCAGCGTTATAAGGAGCCGGCCTTTCAAAAGGCATTTCCCTACTATGAAGAGCGACGTTATTGGGAGCTGTTTCTACTGGGGATTAAAGAGCAGATCTCTCTTCTGCAGGAGCTCGGTTGA
- a CDS encoding phosphatase PAP2 family protein, whose translation MRADHQKQILPVVGISAILFGSFVLKRPLSPKWPANGPSLLEGMVFSKETWRTISDWGIKGVVFGGFGYYFIRLVKDREKAKNQAIGGFSAFLLTEGVTSITKRLVARERPNRMDNMSFFSGHASYAFSIAVYLSMNLFDNYGEDRPVVTKAVAALVIGAAAVTSVARSGAGRHYFLDVVVGMIVGTGIGFLNHRVFKTDQPSSCRREICSLIPSRNSSQ comes from the coding sequence ATGAGGGCTGATCATCAAAAACAGATTCTTCCGGTTGTTGGAATCAGTGCCATTCTGTTCGGCTCCTTTGTGCTGAAGCGGCCGCTTAGCCCGAAATGGCCGGCCAACGGCCCGAGTCTCCTGGAGGGGATGGTTTTCTCCAAGGAGACCTGGAGAACGATTTCCGATTGGGGAATCAAGGGGGTTGTTTTTGGGGGTTTCGGATACTACTTCATCAGGCTCGTCAAAGATCGTGAAAAAGCGAAGAATCAGGCGATCGGGGGTTTTAGCGCGTTTCTTCTGACAGAGGGGGTGACCTCCATCACGAAGCGGCTTGTGGCACGCGAGCGACCCAATCGCATGGACAACATGAGTTTCTTCTCGGGTCATGCGAGTTACGCCTTCTCTATTGCGGTTTATCTCTCGATGAACCTTTTCGATAATTACGGGGAGGATCGTCCGGTCGTCACCAAGGCGGTAGCAGCGCTGGTGATCGGGGCGGCAGCTGTTACCTCAGTTGCCAGGAGTGGGGCAGGGCGGCACTATTTCCTGGATGTCGTGGTCGGGATGATCGTCGGGACGGGGATCGGATTTTTGAACCACCGCGTGTTTAAAACAGATCAACCGAGCTCCTGCAGAAGAGAGATCTGCTCTTTAATCCCCAGTAGAAACAGCTCCCAATAA